From Geobacter sp., one genomic window encodes:
- the ptsP gene encoding phosphoenolpyruvate--protein phosphotransferase, whose protein sequence is MDSVRSNNRELQGVGASPGVAIGRARLTDRSRVAVHEEYLQQPEIPSEIERFMAALGQARGELRALKEQMAGQHGPEHLYVIDTHLMMLDDSMLQRETVALIETEAINAEWALKKTILKFREFFAAIEDDYLRERGSDIEIVGERVLRKLVGKIHEPLTAVPEMALVVAHDLSPADILQIDKSKVIGFVTDLGGKTSHSAILARALEIPAVVGLERITQEVADGEHMIIDGSAGVVIINPDEATFREYLKRKLHYEYIERELAKLRDLPAVTLDGYRVCLKGNMEFIEEIASLKGHGGEGIGLYRTEMLFMGRDQLPDEEEQFACYSEVVTAMAPHPVTIRTLDVGGDKFVPDLNLADELNPALGLRAIRLSLRQPETFMPQLRAILRASALGKVRIFFPMISGVGEIRQAKQLLEAAKQELRQTGIPFDEDIEIGIMIEIPSAVVIADLLAREVDFFSVGTNDLIQYSLAIDRTNEHLAHLYEPLHPAVLRSLKQVVDAAHAAGIDACMCGEMAGEPDYLPILLGLGFDELSMNGISIPRVKRILRRCNRTDAEQLVQRALSLSTAEEIGSFLKAEITAHYADSFD, encoded by the coding sequence ATGGATTCGGTGAGGAGTAACAACCGGGAGTTGCAGGGGGTAGGGGCGTCGCCCGGCGTTGCCATTGGCAGGGCCAGGCTCACTGACCGGAGCCGTGTGGCGGTGCATGAGGAATACCTCCAGCAGCCGGAAATCCCCTCTGAGATCGAGCGTTTCATGGCTGCCCTCGGCCAGGCACGGGGCGAGCTGCGGGCGCTCAAAGAGCAGATGGCCGGTCAGCACGGACCAGAGCACCTCTACGTTATCGATACCCACCTGATGATGCTCGATGACAGCATGCTGCAGCGCGAGACCGTCGCACTCATCGAGACGGAAGCGATCAACGCCGAATGGGCGCTGAAAAAGACCATCCTCAAATTCCGCGAATTCTTTGCCGCCATCGAAGACGACTATCTCCGCGAGCGGGGGAGCGACATCGAGATCGTCGGCGAGCGCGTTCTGCGCAAGCTGGTGGGGAAGATCCACGAACCGCTCACCGCCGTTCCCGAAATGGCCCTGGTTGTGGCTCACGACCTTTCGCCGGCAGACATCCTCCAGATCGACAAGAGCAAGGTGATCGGGTTCGTCACCGACCTGGGGGGGAAGACCTCCCATTCGGCCATCCTGGCCAGGGCGCTGGAGATCCCGGCAGTGGTGGGCCTGGAGCGGATTACCCAGGAGGTGGCCGACGGCGAGCACATGATCATCGACGGTTCTGCCGGCGTGGTGATCATCAATCCGGACGAAGCGACCTTCCGCGAGTACCTCAAGCGTAAACTGCACTACGAATACATCGAGCGGGAGCTGGCAAAACTCCGTGACCTGCCGGCAGTCACCCTTGACGGCTACCGAGTCTGCCTCAAGGGTAACATGGAGTTCATCGAGGAGATCGCCTCGCTGAAAGGACATGGCGGGGAAGGAATCGGCCTCTACCGTACCGAGATGCTCTTCATGGGGCGCGACCAGCTTCCCGACGAAGAGGAACAGTTTGCCTGCTATTCGGAAGTCGTCACGGCAATGGCGCCGCACCCGGTCACCATCCGCACCCTCGATGTAGGAGGGGACAAATTCGTCCCCGATCTCAATCTCGCCGACGAGCTCAACCCTGCCCTGGGCCTTCGGGCTATCCGGCTTTCCCTGCGCCAGCCAGAAACCTTCATGCCGCAGCTACGTGCCATCCTCCGCGCCAGCGCCCTGGGCAAGGTCAGGATCTTCTTCCCGATGATTTCCGGAGTGGGGGAGATCAGGCAGGCCAAGCAGCTCCTGGAGGCTGCCAAGCAGGAACTCCGTCAGACAGGGATCCCTTTTGACGAGGATATCGAGATCGGCATCATGATCGAGATCCCGTCGGCGGTGGTCATTGCCGACCTCTTGGCGCGCGAGGTCGATTTCTTCAGCGTCGGCACCAACGACCTGATCCAGTATTCGCTGGCAATAGACAGGACCAACGAGCATCTGGCGCATCTTTATGAACCGCTCCACCCCGCTGTCCTCCGCTCGTTGAAGCAGGTGGTCGACGCTGCCCATGCTGCCGGCATAGATGCCTGCATGTGCGGCGAGATGGCGGGCGAGCCGGATTATCTGCCCATTCTCCTTGGCCTCGGTTTCGACGAGCTCTCCATGAACGGCATTTCCATCCCGCGGGTGAAAAGGATCCTTCGCCGCTGTAACAGGACCGACGCGGAACAGCTCGTACAACGGGCCCTTTCCCTGAGTACTGCCGAAGAGATCGGAAGCTTCCTCAAGGCTGAAATCACGGCCCATTACGCGGACAGCTTCGACTGA
- a CDS encoding PTS sugar transporter, which produces MIGLVLVTHAGLARELLAAAEMIVGPVEMAETVGIQTGDPVDSIRTGIDEAIRKVNSEGVIIMTDMFGGTPSNMSLSFLEDNRIEVMTGVNLPMLIKFFSDRGKVGISELAAQLKACGRESISVAGDYLR; this is translated from the coding sequence ATGATCGGACTCGTATTGGTGACCCATGCAGGGCTTGCCCGCGAACTGCTGGCAGCTGCTGAGATGATTGTCGGTCCGGTTGAAATGGCCGAGACGGTTGGCATTCAGACTGGCGATCCGGTGGATAGCATCAGGACGGGCATAGATGAAGCCATCAGGAAGGTAAACAGCGAAGGGGTCATCATCATGACCGACATGTTCGGCGGGACACCGTCCAACATGAGTCTCTCCTTTCTGGAAGATAATCGGATCGAGGTCATGACCGGGGTCAATCTCCCCATGCTCATCAAATTCTTCAGTGATCGCGGCAAGGTGGGCATCTCCGAACTGGCGGCACAACTCAAGGCGTGTGGTCGGGAGAGCATCTCCGTGGCCGGCGACTACCTCAGGTAA
- the rpoN gene encoding RNA polymerase factor sigma-54, translated as MAIEMRQQMKMVQQLVMTPQLQQAIKLLQLSRIELQDVIRQELEENPVLDESAEQEEIRETDQFELQEKEEIPVTGEAVEFKEVAAGEETIKEMDWDSYLEGYNYSAGEQYYDDDDDRPSYENILTKKGTLSDHLIWQLNLNRFTDEERLIGVELIGNIDEDGYLRSPTADIAQICNVDEEAVVSVLARIQDFDPAGVAARDLRECLLLQVRNLGMDGSVVEAVLTSHLKDLENRKYKQIAKAVGVEVNDILLAARIIAGLDPKPGRLYGQEEVQYISPDIFVSKVGEEYVVLLNEEGMPNLRINPLYSNETKAERNQSGKVEEYLSEKMRSALWLIKSIHQRQRTIYKTSKSIVKFQREFLDKGIAYLKPLVLRDVAEDIGMHESTISRVTTNKYMQTPQGLFELKYFFNSGISTTDGDFIASESVKNKIKEILENEDPKKPYSDQKLAELLSAHQINIARRTVTKYREMLRIGSSSERKRLF; from the coding sequence ATGGCCATTGAGATGCGCCAACAGATGAAGATGGTTCAGCAACTGGTGATGACGCCCCAGTTGCAGCAGGCTATCAAGCTCCTCCAGCTTTCCCGGATTGAGCTCCAGGATGTGATCCGTCAGGAGCTGGAAGAAAACCCCGTGCTCGACGAATCCGCCGAACAGGAAGAGATCCGTGAGACAGATCAGTTCGAACTGCAGGAAAAGGAAGAGATCCCGGTAACGGGCGAGGCGGTTGAATTCAAGGAAGTGGCCGCCGGTGAAGAGACCATCAAGGAGATGGACTGGGATTCCTACCTTGAGGGCTACAACTACAGTGCCGGCGAGCAGTATTACGACGACGACGATGACCGCCCCTCCTATGAAAACATCCTCACCAAAAAAGGGACTCTCTCCGATCATCTGATCTGGCAACTCAATCTCAACCGGTTTACCGACGAAGAGCGCCTGATCGGCGTCGAGCTCATCGGCAATATCGATGAGGATGGCTATCTCCGCTCGCCGACTGCCGATATCGCGCAGATCTGCAACGTGGATGAAGAGGCTGTCGTCAGTGTACTGGCCCGGATTCAGGATTTCGACCCGGCCGGTGTTGCCGCCCGCGACCTGCGGGAATGCCTGCTCCTGCAGGTCCGTAACCTGGGGATGGACGGCAGTGTGGTGGAAGCGGTCCTGACCTCCCACCTCAAGGATCTCGAGAACCGCAAGTACAAGCAGATTGCCAAGGCAGTGGGTGTCGAGGTCAATGACATCCTGCTCGCCGCCAGGATCATTGCCGGCCTCGACCCCAAGCCGGGTCGTCTCTATGGCCAGGAAGAGGTACAGTACATCTCCCCTGACATCTTTGTCTCCAAGGTGGGGGAGGAATACGTGGTCCTGCTCAATGAAGAGGGGATGCCCAATCTCCGCATCAACCCGCTGTACAGCAACGAAACCAAGGCAGAGCGCAACCAGTCGGGCAAGGTCGAGGAGTACCTGAGCGAGAAGATGCGCTCGGCATTGTGGTTGATCAAGAGTATCCATCAACGGCAACGGACCATCTACAAGACCTCAAAGAGCATCGTCAAGTTCCAGCGTGAATTCCTGGACAAGGGGATCGCCTATCTCAAACCCTTGGTTCTGCGTGACGTTGCCGAGGATATCGGCATGCATGAGTCGACCATCAGCAGGGTCACCACCAACAAATACATGCAGACGCCCCAGGGGTTGTTCGAGTTGAAATACTTCTTCAATAGCGGCATTTCCACCACTGACGGTGATTTCATCGCCTCGGAGAGTGTCAAGAACAAGATCAAGGAGATCCTGGAAAACGAGGATCCGAAAAAGCCGTACAGCGATCAGAAACTTGCGGAACTGCTCTCCGCCCACCAGATCAACATAGCCCGTCGGACCGTGACCAAATACCGCGAGATGCTCCGGATCGGCTCATCATCGGAACGCAAGCGGCTCTTCTGA
- a CDS encoding PTS sugar transporter subunit IIA: MKGALVLKPADVIMDLQATKGEEALAELADRLVQGSPAVSREVLLQLLHDREGLGSTGIGDGIAIPHCKLPELKEPVLLFGRSFNGVDFRAIDGRPVHLFFLLAAPEGAAGIHLKLLARLSRLLKDSAVRERLMTAGTPDEITAIVVERDSIA, from the coding sequence ATGAAGGGTGCACTCGTGTTGAAGCCTGCTGACGTCATCATGGACCTGCAGGCCACGAAGGGAGAAGAGGCCCTTGCCGAACTTGCCGACAGGCTGGTGCAGGGATCTCCTGCAGTTTCCCGTGAAGTGCTGCTGCAACTGCTCCATGATCGCGAAGGACTGGGAAGTACCGGTATCGGTGACGGGATTGCCATTCCGCACTGCAAACTGCCTGAACTCAAAGAGCCGGTGCTGCTTTTTGGGCGCAGTTTCAACGGGGTTGATTTTCGAGCCATTGACGGCCGTCCCGTGCATCTTTTCTTTCTGCTGGCAGCCCCAGAGGGGGCTGCCGGCATCCATCTCAAGCTGCTTGCCCGGCTTTCCCGTCTCCTCAAGGACTCGGCTGTCCGTGAGAGGCTCATGACGGCCGGGACGCCGGATGAGATCACCGCAATTGTCGTAGAGCGGGACAGCATCGCGTGA
- the rapZ gene encoding RNase adapter RapZ, with translation MRIVVITGLSGSGKSTAVRALEDEGFFCIDNLPVTLIHTFIELVDRSKDQVRDVAMVMDIRGRDFLKGGEDVLREVQLSGHRLEVLFFDTTDEVLIRRFSETRRRHPALAGASVAEAIRYERECLAGLRRIATRVFDTSELNVHQLKEMVLSYIRGEEGNRRLTVHLQSFGYRFGIPMDSDLVVDVRFLPNPFFVETLKKFSGLNRKVKGFVLEQPVTKEFLDRYRELLDVLIPGYQREGKSYLTISVGCTGGRHRSVAIVEELKSYFSGKNVELKITHRDMEKG, from the coding sequence ATGCGGATCGTCGTAATCACCGGTCTCTCCGGTTCGGGAAAGTCGACTGCCGTAAGGGCCCTTGAGGATGAAGGATTCTTCTGCATCGACAACCTGCCGGTTACGCTGATTCACACCTTTATCGAACTGGTTGACCGGTCCAAGGACCAGGTTCGCGACGTGGCCATGGTCATGGACATCCGCGGACGCGATTTTCTCAAGGGGGGTGAGGATGTCCTGCGGGAGGTCCAGCTCTCGGGGCACCGGCTTGAGGTCCTCTTTTTCGATACCACCGACGAAGTTCTGATCCGGCGCTTTTCCGAGACCCGCCGGCGTCATCCCGCCCTGGCTGGTGCTTCGGTTGCCGAAGCGATCCGTTACGAGCGGGAATGCCTGGCCGGACTCAGGCGTATTGCCACGCGGGTCTTCGATACCTCGGAGCTCAATGTCCATCAGCTGAAAGAGATGGTTCTCTCCTACATCCGGGGAGAAGAAGGGAACCGGCGACTGACCGTCCACCTCCAGTCCTTTGGCTACCGCTTCGGCATCCCCATGGATTCGGACCTGGTCGTCGACGTCCGTTTCCTGCCCAACCCCTTCTTTGTCGAGACGCTCAAGAAATTTTCCGGTCTCAACCGGAAGGTGAAGGGTTTCGTTCTGGAACAGCCGGTTACCAAAGAGTTTCTGGACAGGTACCGGGAGCTCCTGGATGTGCTCATCCCTGGGTACCAGCGGGAAGGGAAATCGTATCTGACCATCTCGGTCGGTTGTACCGGGGGCCGCCATCGGTCGGTTGCCATAGTAGAGGAGCTGAAATCCTATTTCAGCGGCAAAAACGTTGAACTGAAAATAACGCATCGCGATATGGAAAAGGGATGA
- the raiA gene encoding ribosome-associated translation inhibitor RaiA — MQIATTFRHMEPSDALKSYAEEKLERIKKYIDEPIVAQVYLTVEKIRHIVEISINAKGVTTKASEATNDMYAAIDAVIDKIERQLRRYKERLKAHKPADAPERQVQKKIIGAEELEQSKEPVVIKTKTVSIKPMSVDEAVMQMDLMHKDFLVFTDAGSDSINVIYRRRDGNYGLIETAQ, encoded by the coding sequence ATGCAGATTGCAACTACTTTCAGGCACATGGAACCGAGTGATGCGCTCAAAAGCTACGCCGAAGAAAAGCTCGAGCGGATCAAGAAATACATAGACGAGCCGATCGTGGCCCAAGTCTATCTGACCGTGGAAAAGATCCGTCACATCGTCGAGATATCCATCAATGCCAAAGGAGTGACCACCAAGGCCTCTGAGGCGACCAACGACATGTATGCAGCCATTGATGCGGTCATCGACAAAATCGAGCGGCAGCTCCGCCGTTACAAGGAGCGTCTCAAGGCGCACAAGCCTGCCGATGCCCCCGAGCGCCAGGTGCAGAAAAAGATCATCGGAGCCGAGGAACTTGAACAGAGCAAGGAGCCGGTGGTCATCAAGACTAAAACCGTTTCCATAAAGCCGATGTCGGTGGATGAGGCGGTCATGCAGATGGATCTCATGCACAAGGACTTTCTGGTTTTCACAGACGCGGGTTCCGACAGCATCAACGTTATCTATCGCCGCCGTGACGGCAACTATGGTCTGATTGAAACTGCACAATGA
- a CDS encoding HPr kinase/phosphorylase, producing MSTISLSIEDLLNDDEYGLELRLISGEQGLCHRLYSSRIQKPGLALTGYTEHLHPDRLQVLGNTEISYMLQIPEQHAQDNVAKLCSFPISCFIVTKGLEPPEMLRRETEKAGIPLLVTPRQSSTFISLITKFLEERLLPTTHVHGVLVDVLGVGVLLLGKSGIGKSECALDLVIRGHRLVADDVVFIKKKMPAALVGQAAEAIQHHMEIRGLGIINIKDLFGVSSIREKKIIDMVLELVEWNPAQEYDRLGIDEQVHTILGIGLPHLIIPVRPGRNLTSIIEVAARNYLLKGMGYHSAKEFHEKLLSRLDVRPIGDEVE from the coding sequence GTGAGCACTATCAGCCTCTCCATAGAAGACCTTCTCAATGATGACGAATACGGGCTCGAGCTGCGCCTGATATCTGGTGAGCAAGGGCTTTGCCATCGTCTCTACAGCTCCCGCATTCAGAAGCCCGGACTCGCACTTACCGGCTATACCGAACATCTCCACCCCGATCGTCTCCAGGTGCTCGGCAATACCGAAATCTCATACATGCTGCAGATCCCCGAGCAGCACGCCCAGGACAACGTCGCCAAGCTCTGTTCGTTCCCCATATCCTGTTTTATCGTTACCAAGGGGCTCGAACCCCCGGAAATGCTCCGTCGCGAGACTGAAAAGGCCGGTATCCCGCTGCTGGTGACGCCGCGCCAGTCGTCGACCTTCATTTCGCTCATTACCAAGTTTTTGGAGGAGCGGCTGCTCCCCACGACCCATGTGCACGGGGTGCTGGTGGATGTGCTCGGGGTGGGGGTCCTGCTGCTGGGGAAAAGCGGTATCGGCAAGAGCGAATGCGCCCTCGACCTGGTCATCCGTGGCCATCGGCTGGTGGCCGATGACGTGGTCTTCATCAAGAAGAAGATGCCGGCTGCGCTGGTGGGCCAGGCTGCCGAAGCGATCCAGCACCACATGGAGATCAGGGGGCTCGGCATCATCAACATCAAGGACCTGTTCGGGGTTTCCTCCATTCGCGAGAAAAAAATTATCGACATGGTCCTGGAACTGGTGGAATGGAACCCGGCCCAGGAGTACGACCGCCTGGGCATCGACGAACAGGTGCACACCATCCTGGGGATCGGCCTGCCTCACCTGATCATCCCGGTTCGCCCCGGACGCAACCTGACCTCGATCATCGAGGTAGCTGCCCGGAACTATCTCCTCAAGGGGATGGGGTACCACTCGGCAAAGGAGTTTCACGAGAAGCTTCTCTCCCGGCTGGATGTGCGGCCCATTGGCGATGAGGTGGAGTGA
- a CDS encoding HPr family phosphocarrier protein encodes MLEQHFTIVNKLGLHARASALFVKTAIQFSSEVKVAREDVEVNGKSIMGIMMLAAAKGSVIRLHVEGADEVAAMAALGELIENGFGEE; translated from the coding sequence ATGCTGGAACAGCACTTCACCATCGTCAACAAACTCGGGCTGCATGCCCGTGCTTCTGCACTGTTCGTTAAGACTGCCATCCAGTTTTCATCCGAGGTGAAGGTGGCCCGGGAAGACGTGGAAGTGAACGGCAAGAGCATCATGGGGATCATGATGCTGGCCGCTGCCAAGGGGAGCGTGATTCGGCTTCATGTCGAGGGGGCCGACGAAGTCGCTGCAATGGCGGCTTTGGGGGAGCTGATCGAAAATGGATTCGGTGAGGAGTAA